A region of the Gemmatimonadaceae bacterium genome:
CGGCATAAATTATTCTTCTCGCACAAACGCGATGGGTGGCCCGGGTGTCGCCCGAGGCAGCATCGGCTAATCACAAGAGACTCCATTTGCTCGAGCGCTTCAATAACGCTGCTAAGCAAAAAATTCAGTCGTTGCAGGAATACTTCGTCCTTGGTGGAAAAGGGATCGGATTCGCGTTTTCGCGCCCGTTCTACAGGGGCGATCTGATTCAGCAGATGGAAGCGATAGGAGTGCAGTCTCTCGCCATCGTGCTGCTGACAGGATTCTTCACCGGCATGGTTCTGGCACTCCAGTCATCGATTGCTCTCAAGACGTTCGGGGCAACGCTTTACATTGGCCGCCTGGTTGCCGGCTCCATGATTCGTGAATTGGGGCCTGTGCTCGCCGGGCTGACGGTCGCGGGCCGGGTTGGATCCGGTATCGCCGCGCAGCTCGGGTCGATGAGAGTGACGGAGCAGATTGATGCGCTCAACACTCTTGGCACGGATCCAATCCGTAAGCTGGTCACGCCCCGGGTACTGGCAGCGCTGATCATGCTGCCGACACTCACCGTGATCAACGATTTCGCTGGGATTCTGGGTGGCAGCGTGATCACGTCGGCCTATGTCGGAATCCCCACCTCGGTGTATTGGGCGACGGTCTGGGATCAGATCGCGTCAGGCGGATTCATTTTCAAGTATGTCCC
Encoded here:
- a CDS encoding ABC transporter permease, which translates into the protein MLERFNNAAKQKIQSLQEYFVLGGKGIGFAFSRPFYRGDLIQQMEAIGVQSLAIVLLTGFFTGMVLALQSSIALKTFGATLYIGRLVAGSMIRELGPVLAGLTVAGRVGSGIAAQLGSMRVTEQIDALNTLGTDPIRKLVTPRVLAALIMLPTLTVINDFAGILGGSVITSAYVGIPTSVYWATVWDQIASGGFIFKYVPIDFVHGLVKPFVFGGIIALTGCHFGLKTTGGTEGVGIATTRTVVTASILILVTDYFITQLLIAILGS